One Ethanoligenens harbinense YUAN-3 genomic window carries:
- a CDS encoding CehA/McbA family metallohydrolase, protein MTLPEKALAVSNPLAQWVFTANPTDTSVTPANASFAATGSGSDGAKMTIVAGNAWGTSGKTFIGTNGWDNGSGTKYWEFDVPAGASATGMTFSAQIQVSKTAPKYWKVQASANGLDYSDVTNGKFQSVSSMADIQFADAGTTALPLPDYTKSVRVTPFDNTPFDNTNYSTVQAGGVSYINNIVITGSLGAQAPTSKISPVTAQTSVTPGENNSVPSGTTVTLACATAGAQIYYTINGGAVQVYAQPIKLTENTSISAYAVAGGEKSDPYSFSYTVSSASATAISAVRGMANGAAATVSGVVTRVVNSSTMYVQDSTGGICVFGGSFTAADYPGGTPVTVSGTVNNYQGVMELTNSSSTAKDLTVTKTGGSLAPITPAVVALSDFSSNPSKYEGQLIQIQSATLKVSGSSYSLTSGSTSVPLYSKNGSKVSAADGSTVNAAGIATIYKSAAELLFADAADLTAAGGSTTGTAISAARGMANGAAATVSGVVTRVVNSSTMYVQDSTGGICVFGGSFTAADYPSGTPVTVSGTVNNYQGVMELTNSSSTAKDLTVTKTGGSLAPITPAVVALSDFSSNPSKYEGQLIQIQNATLKVSGSSYSLTSGSTSVPLYSKNGSKVSAADGSTVNAAGIATVYKSAAELLFADAADLTAAGGSGGNSGNTSGQVAAVEATPGSGAVVNVGDSITLSTTTDGASIKYKLNGASAYSDYTGPIKITELPLTISAYAVKTGIKDSIKTTITYDAPYSGTYNLYFGQLHSHTTLSDGQGTVEQAFAHASQVENLDFLAVTDHSNYFESATDATNHVNTILDSSNNAKWNEGHQSAADITSQQIDKGNVSDPSARFLGLYGYEMTWSDGSGHINTFNTPGFEDRQNPYYDNNAQSASDPSGLQKYYDTLTTVPQSASQFNHPGTTFGDFYDFADYSPAYDSLMDMVEVGNGEGPIRGAGYFPSYEYYTRALDKGWHVAPTNNQDNHRGNWGDANTARSVILAKDLSTSSLYDAMHQRRMYATEDNDLSIQYTLNGQVMGSVLSVKSGAPITLKADLSDPTDKSIGMVQVISNGGRVVASKTLDTNKGSVEFDLSNDYSYYYLRVTEPDADIAVTAPVWTNDVDKAGIASTTSDTSLPVKGEAVTITTSLYNNEQVPMQLESLQYSIGGQVIQTVPGSQLNGGQSIASLGTAQYQFSYTPANAGDQTVDVTLTANENGVEKTYTGTLQLSVADPKTVTRVLIDGTHFNSYVDGYYAGNMNNFTQIAANVGAQVKIATDASQITPDVLKTIQLLVITSPATQGGTTKAGTAYTPQTFSSDFISMVKDYVAGGGRVVVCGTSDYGDGAGEYKASTQINNLLTGIGATARVRADEMKDDVTNGGQNYRLYLQNFSSTASLLNGVVTGSSGQEYSAYSGCSVNPGAGASLVTGFDTTYADVSSPSASNVGTVTVQKGSHPVALSEETVGKGEVVTSGTILLSDFEIKATKDNNWDLPYANYNIMSNLLKETQVSIPITNIADIRQNGKDGDVYAVEGTVTVGTEQPNAFTDTLYLQDGTGGMDVYPIANGSGIKVGEKIRVIGHVSSYQGDKELKIGSGVEGYEVLDSSIHPLAPTAMSAKDAMDYDQNGGKLVSVTGTVSNVQQDGGAIQSFILNDGSNANGARIFINGYIDPNVSLSNVVQEGTTVTAVGVVYTDPNGVSLRVRDKNEIVPVQTGTPGGGTSSSASSGNSSAGGGTSGSASSGNSSAGGGTSNSASSGNSSAGGGTSGSASSSAPSGTVSNPDTGTGAWTFGLSLSIVVLAAVLAAGWLTMRRRTH, encoded by the coding sequence ATGACTTTGCCCGAAAAGGCGCTGGCGGTTTCCAACCCGCTTGCGCAGTGGGTATTTACGGCCAACCCGACGGACACGTCGGTTACGCCGGCAAACGCGTCATTTGCGGCGACGGGCAGCGGCTCCGACGGAGCGAAGATGACCATTGTGGCCGGGAACGCCTGGGGGACATCGGGCAAAACGTTCATCGGCACGAACGGGTGGGATAACGGCTCGGGTACGAAATACTGGGAATTTGACGTTCCCGCGGGCGCCAGCGCTACCGGGATGACTTTTTCGGCCCAGATCCAGGTTTCCAAGACGGCGCCGAAATACTGGAAAGTGCAAGCCTCGGCAAACGGGCTCGATTATTCGGATGTCACCAACGGCAAATTCCAGTCCGTGAGCAGCATGGCCGATATCCAGTTTGCCGACGCCGGCACCACGGCGCTGCCGCTGCCCGATTACACCAAAAGCGTGCGGGTGACGCCGTTTGACAACACACCGTTCGACAACACGAATTATTCCACCGTGCAGGCGGGCGGCGTCAGCTACATCAATAACATTGTTATCACGGGCAGTCTGGGGGCGCAGGCCCCGACCAGCAAGATCTCGCCGGTCACGGCGCAGACCAGCGTTACGCCCGGGGAGAACAACTCGGTGCCTTCCGGCACGACGGTGACGCTTGCCTGCGCCACCGCCGGCGCGCAGATCTATTACACCATAAACGGCGGGGCTGTTCAGGTCTATGCGCAGCCGATCAAGCTGACGGAAAACACCAGCATCAGCGCCTATGCCGTGGCAGGCGGTGAGAAGAGCGATCCATACAGCTTTTCTTATACGGTTTCCAGCGCGTCGGCCACTGCTATTTCTGCCGTGCGCGGCATGGCGAACGGCGCGGCGGCCACCGTGTCGGGCGTGGTCACGCGCGTGGTGAACAGCAGCACCATGTATGTGCAGGACTCCACGGGCGGCATCTGCGTGTTCGGCGGCAGCTTCACGGCCGCGGATTATCCGGGCGGTACACCGGTGACCGTGAGCGGCACGGTGAATAACTATCAGGGTGTGATGGAGCTGACCAATTCCTCCAGCACCGCCAAGGACCTCACCGTCACCAAAACAGGCGGATCGCTTGCGCCGATCACGCCCGCCGTGGTCGCCCTTTCGGATTTCAGCAGCAATCCTTCCAAATATGAAGGCCAGCTGATCCAGATTCAGAGCGCGACGCTGAAGGTGAGCGGATCGAGCTATTCTCTCACCAGCGGGAGCACGAGCGTCCCGCTTTACAGCAAAAACGGATCAAAAGTTTCCGCCGCGGACGGCAGCACGGTGAACGCCGCCGGTATCGCGACGATCTACAAGAGTGCGGCCGAACTTCTGTTTGCGGACGCGGCCGACCTCACCGCTGCCGGCGGCAGTACGACCGGTACCGCCATTTCCGCCGCGCGCGGCATGGCGAACGGCGCGGCGGCAACCGTGTCGGGCGTGGTCACGCGCGTGGTGAACAGCAGCACCATGTATGTGCAGGACTCCACGGGCGGCATCTGCGTGTTCGGCGGCAGCTTCACGGCCGCGGATTATCCGAGCGGTACGCCGGTGACCGTGAGCGGCACGGTGAATAACTATCAGGGTGTGATGGAGCTGACCAATTCCTCCAGCACAGCCAAGGACCTCACCGTCACCAAAACAGGCGGATCGCTTGCGCCCATTACACCCGCCGTGGTCGCCCTTTCGGATTTCAGCAGCAATCCCTCCAAATATGAAGGACAGCTGATCCAGATCCAGAACGCGACGTTAAAGGTGAGCGGCTCGAGCTATTCTCTCACCAGCGGGAGCACGAGCGTCCCGCTTTACAGCAAAAACGGATCAAAAGTTTCCGCCGCGGACGGCAGCACGGTGAACGCCGCCGGTATCGCGACGGTCTACAAGAGTGCGGCCGAACTTCTGTTCGCGGACGCGGCCGACCTCACCGCTGCCGGCGGCTCCGGCGGCAATTCAGGCAACACCTCCGGCCAGGTCGCGGCGGTGGAAGCCACGCCGGGCAGCGGTGCGGTGGTAAACGTGGGCGATTCGATCACCCTGAGCACGACCACGGACGGTGCCTCCATTAAATACAAGCTCAACGGCGCGTCCGCTTACAGCGATTACACCGGGCCGATCAAGATTACGGAGCTGCCGCTGACCATCTCGGCCTACGCCGTCAAAACCGGCATAAAAGACAGCATCAAGACCACTATCACGTATGACGCGCCCTACAGCGGCACCTACAACCTCTATTTTGGGCAGCTGCATTCCCACACCACGCTTTCCGACGGGCAGGGCACCGTGGAACAGGCATTCGCGCACGCCTCACAGGTGGAGAATCTTGACTTTCTGGCCGTGACGGATCACTCCAATTATTTCGAAAGCGCGACCGACGCCACCAACCACGTCAACACCATCCTCGACAGCAGCAACAACGCGAAGTGGAACGAGGGACATCAATCGGCGGCGGACATCACCAGCCAGCAGATCGACAAAGGGAACGTCTCCGACCCCTCTGCCCGCTTTTTGGGCCTCTATGGGTATGAGATGACTTGGAGCGACGGTTCCGGTCACATCAACACCTTTAATACCCCAGGCTTTGAGGATCGACAGAATCCCTATTACGACAACAATGCGCAGTCCGCCAGCGACCCGAGCGGACTGCAGAAATATTACGACACACTCACCACGGTTCCGCAGTCCGCCTCGCAGTTTAATCACCCGGGTACGACCTTCGGCGATTTCTATGATTTCGCGGACTACAGCCCGGCGTATGACAGCCTGATGGACATGGTGGAAGTAGGCAACGGTGAAGGCCCTATCCGCGGTGCGGGATACTTCCCATCCTACGAATACTACACCCGCGCGCTGGACAAGGGCTGGCATGTGGCCCCCACCAACAACCAGGACAACCACAGGGGCAACTGGGGCGACGCGAACACGGCCAGAAGCGTCATCTTGGCAAAGGATCTTTCCACATCCAGCCTGTATGATGCCATGCACCAGCGCCGGATGTATGCCACGGAAGACAACGACCTGAGCATCCAGTACACCTTGAACGGGCAGGTTATGGGCAGCGTCCTTTCCGTCAAATCGGGCGCCCCTATTACCCTCAAGGCGGACCTTTCCGACCCCACCGACAAAAGCATCGGCATGGTGCAGGTTATTTCCAATGGCGGCCGCGTGGTAGCCAGCAAAACGCTGGATACCAACAAGGGATCGGTCGAATTTGACCTTTCCAATGATTACTCCTATTACTACCTGCGCGTCACCGAGCCGGACGCCGACATCGCCGTAACGGCTCCGGTGTGGACAAACGATGTGGATAAAGCCGGCATCGCCTCCACCACATCGGACACCAGTCTCCCGGTGAAAGGCGAGGCGGTCACCATCACCACTTCGCTGTACAACAACGAGCAGGTTCCGATGCAGTTGGAATCGCTCCAGTACAGCATCGGCGGCCAGGTGATCCAAACGGTCCCGGGCAGCCAGCTGAACGGCGGGCAAAGCATCGCCTCGCTCGGCACCGCCCAGTATCAGTTCTCCTACACACCGGCCAACGCCGGAGACCAAACGGTGGACGTAACGCTCACGGCCAACGAAAACGGCGTAGAGAAAACCTATACCGGCACCCTACAGCTGAGTGTGGCCGACCCGAAAACGGTGACGCGCGTGCTCATCGACGGCACCCATTTTAACAGCTATGTGGACGGCTACTACGCAGGCAACATGAACAATTTCACGCAGATCGCCGCGAATGTGGGCGCACAGGTCAAGATTGCGACCGACGCCAGCCAGATCACGCCGGATGTGCTGAAAACCATCCAACTGCTTGTCATCACTTCGCCGGCCACACAGGGCGGCACCACGAAAGCCGGCACGGCTTACACGCCCCAAACGTTCAGCAGTGATTTCATCTCCATGGTGAAGGATTATGTGGCTGGCGGCGGCAGGGTTGTTGTCTGCGGCACGTCCGATTACGGCGACGGCGCCGGCGAATACAAAGCCTCCACACAGATCAACAATCTGCTCACAGGCATCGGGGCCACCGCACGGGTTCGCGCGGACGAGATGAAGGATGATGTGACCAACGGCGGGCAGAACTACCGGCTTTATCTCCAGAATTTCAGCAGCACGGCGTCTCTGCTGAACGGGGTGGTCACCGGCAGCAGCGGGCAGGAATACAGCGCGTACAGCGGCTGCTCAGTCAACCCCGGTGCGGGCGCCTCTCTGGTGACGGGTTTTGATACTACTTATGCGGACGTGTCGTCCCCATCCGCCTCCAATGTCGGCACCGTCACGGTTCAAAAGGGCAGCCACCCGGTCGCCCTTTCAGAGGAGACGGTTGGCAAGGGCGAGGTCGTTACCTCCGGCACCATTCTGCTGTCCGACTTTGAGATCAAGGCCACCAAAGACAACAACTGGGATCTGCCATATGCCAACTACAACATCATGTCTAATCTGCTGAAAGAGACGCAGGTCAGCATTCCCATTACCAACATCGCGGATATCCGACAGAACGGAAAAGACGGCGACGTTTATGCGGTGGAAGGCACTGTGACGGTGGGAACCGAACAGCCCAACGCCTTCACCGATACCCTGTATCTTCAGGACGGCACCGGCGGTATGGATGTTTACCCCATCGCAAACGGAAGCGGTATTAAGGTGGGAGAAAAGATCCGCGTCATCGGGCATGTTTCCAGCTACCAGGGTGACAAGGAACTGAAGATCGGCTCCGGTGTCGAAGGCTATGAAGTGCTGGATTCCAGCATCCATCCGCTGGCGCCTACCGCAATGAGCGCCAAAGACGCCATGGACTACGATCAGAACGGCGGCAAATTGGTCAGCGTGACCGGCACCGTTTCCAATGTGCAGCAGGATGGGGGCGCCATCCAAAGTTTCATCCTGAACGACGGCAGCAACGCGAACGGCGCCCGCATCTTTATTAATGGATACATCGACCCGAATGTCAGCCTGAGCAATGTTGTGCAGGAGGGAACCACCGTAACGGCAGTAGGTGTGGTGTACACCGACCCCAACGGCGTGAGCCTGCGCGTGCGTGACAAAAACGAGATCGTACCGGTTCAGACCGGCACGCCGGGCGGCGGCACATCAAGCAGTGCTTCCTCCGGCAACAGTTCTGCGGGCGGCGGCACATCGGGCAGTGCTTCCTCCGGCAACAGTTCTGCGGGCGGCGGCACATCGAACAGTGCTTCCTCCGGCAACAGTTCTGCGGGCGGCGGCACATCGGGCAGTGCTTCCTCCTCCGCGCCGTCCGGCACGGTAAGCAACCCCGACACCGGCACCGGTGCCTGGACGTTTGGCCTGTCCCTGTCCATCGTCGTGCTGGCGGCAGTCCTTGCCGCGGGCTGGCTGACGATGCGCAGGCGCACGCACTGA
- a CDS encoding response regulator transcription factor: protein MNQVMLVDDYEIFRKQLKKQVDWNNQLDFIISGEADNGWEALMALRQNPVDILVTDIKMPRLNGLELLERVQNEGLCKCVILLSEYADFEYARKGLVLGAFDYIVKPVENQSFLNVLSRAADYITKLSKAKKPEDKTAYERIAVVNCILNGTDNFENAVSHLVRKCDESVKHDFIKNGVLLAETERKIYQAVIEKNEWVALLVSDVDFICNKIIQSDNNYTTAAVFEEFLRELYTTIKTYHPSRMSALSEMVVDYILAHPFDKLTLTVISEKCFVSKAYLSHSFKTDMGRSYVEYVVGLKMQIVKKQLQETNMNMSEIAEKLHYEDYKYMGRLFKNIYGLTPSDYKKMRGMVHP from the coding sequence ATGAACCAAGTAATGCTGGTCGATGATTATGAGATATTCAGGAAACAACTGAAGAAGCAGGTGGATTGGAATAATCAACTCGATTTTATAATTTCCGGAGAAGCTGATAACGGATGGGAAGCGCTGATGGCGCTTCGCCAAAACCCTGTTGACATATTAGTAACCGATATCAAAATGCCGCGGCTGAACGGTCTGGAACTGCTGGAACGGGTTCAAAATGAAGGACTCTGCAAGTGCGTGATCCTTTTAAGTGAATACGCGGATTTTGAATATGCCCGGAAAGGCCTCGTGCTGGGTGCGTTTGATTATATCGTAAAACCGGTGGAAAATCAATCTTTTTTAAATGTACTGAGTCGCGCCGCGGACTATATTACAAAATTATCTAAGGCCAAAAAACCCGAAGACAAAACAGCCTATGAAAGAATTGCAGTAGTAAACTGCATATTGAACGGCACTGATAATTTTGAAAACGCAGTTTCTCACCTGGTGCGCAAGTGCGATGAGTCCGTAAAGCATGATTTCATTAAAAACGGTGTGTTGTTGGCAGAAACGGAAAGAAAAATTTATCAGGCGGTCATTGAAAAAAATGAATGGGTGGCGCTTTTGGTTTCCGACGTGGATTTTATTTGCAACAAAATTATTCAAAGCGACAACAACTACACAACAGCTGCTGTTTTTGAAGAATTTCTGCGGGAGTTGTATACGACAATCAAAACGTATCATCCATCTCGTATGTCCGCGCTTTCCGAAATGGTGGTGGACTACATCCTTGCGCATCCTTTTGACAAGTTGACTTTAACGGTTATATCTGAAAAATGTTTTGTCAGCAAGGCATATTTAAGTCACAGTTTTAAAACGGATATGGGAAGATCCTATGTCGAATATGTGGTGGGCCTGAAAATGCAGATTGTCAAAAAGCAGCTTCAAGAAACCAACATGAATATGAGCGAAATTGCGGAAAAGCTGCATTATGAAGATTATAAATACATGGGACGCCTGTTTAAAAACATTTATGGACTGACGCCTTCCGATTACAAAAAAATGCGCGGGATGGTGCATCCATAA
- a CDS encoding transporter substrate-binding domain-containing protein, with product MAFKTIKIRMIVCCFLLFVLTACSNEGQANVGKASFEHDGNTIRIGILLSTTGSTAVVERSMLNAAYLAFDEINKAGGIDGKRIEYIQEDYCSDPTIAAAKIQDLIVNENVVATVGCCTSASRKATLPVLKKYNSLLVYPTFTEGEETDPNVIYTGAMPNQQAVEYIPWLMKKCGKKVFLIGNDYVFPVICNKQAKRIIEMNNGTVLGEKYVSIGYSDFTDILETIKKVRPDFIYCDLVGDSVISFYKEYKRLGLDPEKCPIAAIATDEMSVQGMGADCAEGHYASMNYFSTLDTPASQEFVKKYEEHSQDGSVITSSAEATYDSCYLLAKAIEKVQNPYDTNSLIKAFSGLEFDAPQGKIKVDETNHCTWLYSRFAIAHNGKFQIVYQSKNAIKPEPWPTILYPDGSHN from the coding sequence ATGGCATTCAAAACAATCAAAATAAGGATGATCGTGTGTTGCTTTTTGCTTTTTGTTCTGACTGCATGTTCCAATGAAGGTCAAGCGAATGTTGGGAAAGCATCTTTTGAACACGATGGCAATACAATCCGTATCGGCATTCTTTTATCGACGACCGGGTCTACCGCGGTAGTCGAAAGATCCATGCTCAATGCGGCCTATCTGGCGTTTGACGAAATAAACAAGGCGGGTGGCATTGATGGAAAGCGCATAGAGTATATCCAAGAGGATTACTGCTCAGATCCAACCATTGCGGCCGCAAAGATACAAGATTTGATTGTAAACGAAAACGTTGTTGCAACCGTAGGGTGCTGCACTTCCGCAAGCCGAAAAGCCACTTTGCCGGTATTGAAAAAATATAACTCGCTGCTGGTTTATCCCACCTTTACGGAGGGCGAAGAAACCGATCCAAATGTGATTTATACCGGAGCAATGCCGAATCAACAGGCTGTGGAATACATTCCGTGGCTGATGAAAAAATGCGGAAAAAAAGTTTTCCTTATTGGGAATGATTATGTATTCCCTGTTATTTGCAATAAGCAGGCAAAGCGCATCATTGAAATGAACAACGGTACCGTCCTTGGTGAAAAGTATGTTTCAATCGGCTACTCCGATTTTACAGATATACTTGAAACAATCAAGAAAGTAAGACCCGATTTCATTTATTGCGACCTGGTGGGCGATTCTGTGATTTCTTTTTACAAAGAATATAAACGTCTTGGCTTAGATCCGGAAAAATGCCCGATAGCTGCGATTGCAACAGATGAAATGAGCGTTCAGGGGATGGGCGCGGACTGTGCCGAGGGACATTATGCGTCCATGAATTACTTCTCGACATTAGATACGCCTGCCAGCCAAGAATTTGTCAAAAAGTATGAGGAGCATTCACAGGACGGTTCCGTCATTACCTCTTCTGCAGAAGCAACATACGATAGCTGCTATCTGCTTGCAAAGGCAATAGAAAAAGTGCAGAACCCCTATGACACCAACTCGTTGATTAAAGCGTTTTCAGGTCTGGAGTTTGATGCTCCGCAAGGCAAGATCAAAGTAGATGAAACGAACCATTGCACCTGGCTGTACTCGCGTTTTGCAATCGCGCATAATGGAAAATTCCAAATTGTATATCAGTCAAAAAATGCAATTAAACCTGAACCGTGGCCGACGATCCTTTACCCGGATGGATCACACAACTAA
- a CDS encoding sensor histidine kinase yields MNHMDLKKYLISIILGWVCFGLSNFPITIDSAYDLYLLPGLLLPAVVALYYGMRYAIACCTLGLAMFSPFIVVPTNGWGNFVTAVFILLWAAGLGMCRDKIAKGEIPFFALYIFQVLLVLVYFLCNKTLVQFFVSYNPPFWCKNYTFSYLPENLINANATVLAETMTICILLANSVLSLPFVKRFLKIKTNGYEKDNYFVMVITVFLTAFLAAFSSNGMINGMMSISFTVNAYQSNIGNMQFALLKAAVILLLGDFLMHYLEYHNRQEQKSREMAETQQAVFESSDDMIWCVNGQNGEIVTCNSVAKSFFDAQSDVFNERKFFELFSDEDAILWNDYFDETEKSGHYIVEYYDAVSEHYYQVHLHRIGLSAKKYNIAVFAKDITDDILFEEQTRRMNDELEIKVLERTQEMRNAYNEMENMCYIIAHEFKSPIRAISLYNTILNDESGSHFTEEANDASLKISMYCNKALNMIGEILKYSKIKSSRLALARVNMNKLVEDIIEELRMIYNTHDIRINMVKLPNVMGDEILLRCCIYNILLNSVKYSAGVEFTYIHVFFKDTKDEYVFCFKDNGVGFDMEYASDPFQMFNRLHADIQFEGNGIGLATVKNIVEKHGGKIGIDAKVNEGCTVSFTIPK; encoded by the coding sequence ATGAATCACATGGACTTGAAAAAGTATCTAATTTCCATCATACTTGGCTGGGTGTGTTTTGGGCTTTCAAATTTTCCGATTACCATTGATTCCGCTTATGACCTCTATCTTTTGCCGGGATTGCTGCTGCCTGCTGTCGTTGCCTTATATTATGGAATGCGCTATGCCATCGCATGCTGCACACTCGGGCTGGCAATGTTCAGCCCGTTTATTGTCGTACCCACGAATGGATGGGGAAATTTTGTTACCGCGGTTTTTATTTTGTTATGGGCGGCGGGATTGGGAATGTGCCGTGATAAGATCGCAAAAGGGGAAATTCCTTTTTTTGCATTATATATCTTTCAAGTTTTGCTTGTTTTAGTGTATTTTCTTTGCAACAAAACGCTGGTCCAGTTTTTCGTTTCCTATAATCCGCCCTTCTGGTGCAAAAATTATACATTTTCATATTTGCCGGAAAATCTAATCAATGCCAACGCGACCGTTCTTGCAGAAACAATGACGATTTGTATATTGCTGGCCAATAGTGTGCTGTCTCTTCCGTTTGTAAAAAGATTTTTGAAGATTAAAACGAACGGTTATGAAAAGGACAATTACTTTGTAATGGTCATAACCGTTTTTCTGACGGCGTTTTTGGCTGCTTTTTCATCAAACGGTATGATTAACGGGATGATGTCTATTTCGTTTACCGTCAACGCGTATCAGAGCAATATAGGAAACATGCAGTTTGCCCTCTTGAAAGCGGCGGTTATTCTATTGCTCGGTGACTTTTTGATGCACTATCTGGAATATCACAACAGGCAGGAACAGAAAAGCCGGGAAATGGCGGAAACGCAACAGGCGGTTTTTGAATCAAGTGACGATATGATTTGGTGCGTCAATGGTCAGAATGGAGAAATTGTCACCTGCAATTCAGTTGCAAAATCTTTTTTTGATGCCCAATCAGATGTGTTTAATGAACGAAAATTTTTTGAATTGTTTAGTGACGAGGATGCCATTCTATGGAACGATTATTTTGATGAGACTGAAAAATCGGGACATTATATCGTGGAGTATTACGACGCCGTGTCAGAGCACTATTACCAAGTACACCTTCACCGCATCGGTCTTAGTGCGAAAAAGTATAATATCGCGGTGTTCGCCAAAGACATTACGGATGACATTTTGTTTGAAGAGCAGACAAGGCGCATGAACGATGAACTTGAAATCAAGGTTTTGGAAAGAACACAAGAAATGCGCAACGCCTATAATGAAATGGAGAACATGTGTTATATCATTGCACATGAATTCAAATCGCCAATTCGCGCAATCAGTCTTTATAATACCATCCTCAACGATGAAAGCGGTTCACATTTTACAGAAGAAGCAAATGATGCCTCTTTAAAAATATCAATGTATTGCAACAAAGCATTGAACATGATCGGCGAGATTTTAAAGTATTCAAAAATAAAATCCAGCAGATTGGCTCTGGCGCGTGTTAACATGAATAAGCTGGTGGAAGATATTATTGAAGAATTACGTATGATTTACAATACGCATGATATACGTATCAATATGGTCAAGCTGCCCAACGTTATGGGAGATGAAATACTTCTGCGCTGCTGTATCTATAATATTTTATTAAATTCGGTGAAATATTCAGCAGGAGTTGAATTTACATATATTCATGTCTTTTTTAAGGATACTAAAGACGAGTACGTCTTCTGTTTTAAAGATAATGGGGTTGGATTTGACATGGAGTACGCTTCCGATCCGTTTCAAATGTTTAATCGGTTACATGCCGATATTCAATTTGAGGGGAACGGGATTGGATTGGCAACTGTGAAAAATATTGTAGAAAAGCATGGCGGAAAAATTGGAATTGATGCAAAAGTCAATGAAGGCTGCACGGTATCTTTTACCATTCCAAAGTGA
- a CDS encoding YibE/F family protein: protein MKKIDRRISRQMVHRLILITVLLAVTVGAYVGITAKTVKRGTSASAYVSAEVESVISDTTSPDSNSQGRRIGNQRISIKILQGKHKDEHMQVDNYLSALNNVYVQKGTRIIVQISTQQNGSYSASVYNYDRSGVLLGCGVVFILLLCIIGGRKGFQAMLGILYTVFCVIFLLLPMVYRGADPVLSALLIVLLTTVMGFALLDGVNAKTVSASIATIAGALFSCAAAAISGAVAGLSGFNMQEAETILLQADNGAKIMIGGLLMAGILISAHGAVMDVAISIASSMDEIHKTNPDVKAKELFRSGINIGRDAMGTMVNTLILAFVGSSLNLLLIIYAYGIPFGQLINTDLVGIQLIQSMAGSIGIMLTVPLTVALAVFFQFHPVRLFSRGKSLNP, encoded by the coding sequence ATGAAGAAAATCGACAGGCGCATTTCGCGGCAGATGGTGCACCGCCTCATCCTGATCACCGTGCTGCTGGCAGTGACCGTGGGCGCATACGTCGGCATCACCGCTAAAACGGTCAAACGCGGCACGAGCGCTTCGGCGTATGTATCCGCCGAGGTGGAATCCGTCATCAGTGACACGACCTCTCCGGACTCGAACTCGCAGGGGCGCCGGATCGGCAATCAACGGATCAGCATCAAAATCTTGCAGGGGAAACATAAAGATGAGCATATGCAGGTGGACAACTATCTGAGCGCACTGAACAACGTCTATGTGCAGAAAGGCACGCGGATCATCGTGCAAATCAGCACCCAGCAAAACGGCAGCTATTCCGCCTCGGTATACAATTATGATCGCTCCGGCGTGCTTCTCGGATGCGGTGTGGTTTTCATCTTGCTGTTGTGCATCATCGGGGGGCGCAAAGGATTTCAGGCCATGTTGGGCATCCTGTATACCGTGTTTTGTGTCATTTTCCTGTTGCTGCCCATGGTGTATCGGGGTGCCGATCCGGTTCTCTCGGCGCTGCTTATTGTGTTGCTGACTACGGTGATGGGGTTCGCGCTGCTGGACGGGGTGAACGCCAAAACGGTTTCCGCATCCATCGCCACCATCGCGGGCGCGCTCTTTTCCTGTGCCGCCGCCGCTATCAGCGGGGCGGTGGCGGGATTGAGCGGTTTCAACATGCAGGAGGCGGAAACCATTCTGCTCCAAGCCGACAACGGTGCTAAAATTATGATCGGGGGACTGCTGATGGCGGGCATCCTGATTTCCGCGCACGGCGCCGTGATGGATGTTGCGATCTCCATCGCATCCTCCATGGACGAGATCCACAAGACAAACCCGGACGTGAAGGCGAAGGAGCTGTTTCGCTCCGGCATAAACATTGGGCGCGACGCGATGGGGACCATGGTCAACACGCTGATTCTTGCGTTTGTGGGGTCTTCGCTGAATCTGCTGCTCATCATTTATGCATACGGCATTCCATTCGGGCAATTAATCAATACCGATCTGGTTGGCATACAGCTCATCCAGAGCATGGCGGGAAGCATCGGGATCATGCTGACGGTGCCGCTGACGGTGGCGCTGGCGGTGTTCTTCCAGTTTCACCCGGTTCGGCTGTTCAGTCGAGGAAAATCCCTGAACCCCTGA